A region of the Mycoplasma capricolum subsp. capricolum ATCC 27343 genome:
CTTAAAGCTGCTTTTTATTTAACATATAATAAATATTAATTAACACTTAAAGATATATATTAAAAATAAGATTATGAACAATTTAAAATTTTATATACAATAGCTTTTATAGTTAATAAACATTTTATATACAAGTCAATATAATGGTTTTGGTATAATTTATTAGTTAGAAGGTATTTTATGGATCTAAAAATAAGAGCAATTAGTAACAAATATAATTTAAGAATTTCAATAGTTGATGTTTCTGAAACAATAAAAGAAATTGCAGATTTACAACAATCAAATACATTAGCTAATATGGTTTTTTCTAAGTTTATTTGTTGTTCAACTTTAATTGGAATGCAGTTTAAAAATAAAGAAAAAACTTATGTTAATTGAAATGCACCAGACTCTTTAACTAAAACTATGATAGCTGAATATCATGATAGTAAAATTAGAGCTTATATACAAAATAAAAATGTAAATATAAGTAATTTCAATAATAAAGATCTTAACGAAATTATTTGTTTAATTGCTTCTAATAAAGGTGATTTAATAGTAAGTAGAGATTTGAATTTAAAAGAACCATATGTTTCAAATGTAGAAATTGAATATGGAAATATTGATTATGATTTTATGAAGTATTTTAATCAATCAAATCAAACCAAATCATTTATAACAACTGAAGTTAAATTTGATGATAATTTAGAAATAAAAAAAGTAGTTGGAATTTTAGTTGAAATGCTTCCAAATCACACAAAAGAAGATTTAGACTATATTTCAGAAAAACTAGGTAATACAAGTTATGTAAAAGATGTACTAGTTAAGTCAACTAATTATTATGCTATTGTTAAAGAAATTGATAATGATGCAACTATTTTAGACCAATCAACAATTAGTTTTGAGTGCACTTGTTCTTATCAAAAAGTTTTATTAATATTAAATCTTTTAAATCAAAATGATTTAAAAGATATTATTAAAGATGATAAACCTGTAGAAGTTGTATGTGATTTTTGTAATCAAAAATACAATATTCAGATACAAGACGTACTAACATTATTAAATTAAATTATGTTAAAATCTATTAGAATTATTGTTTTATAAAGAGGGTAATTATGGCTAAAGATAAGAAAAAAACTGAGGTCTCTGAGGTTTCTATTAATATTCAACAAATCCAACCAATCAGTAAATCTAAAAAAGATGACCTTGAAATAGTTGAAAAAAAGAAAAAATTAAAACCAATTAAAACTGAGACTTTTTCATCAACTCAAGCAGGTCAAAGAGAATATATAATTATTCCAAATGAACAAAATTTTGAACCAGGAATTAAAGGGTTAAAACAAAAGCAAAAACTTCAAAAACAATTAACTAGTAAATATTCAAAAGATATTTTAAATAAAGAGCATATAATCACTACTCAAAACTATAAGCCAGATTTAAATAAACACATTATTGAATTAAAAAATGTTAAAAAATCTTATATTACTGGTGATTTAGAAACTCCTGTTTTAAAAGGTATTGACATTAAATTAGATAAATCAGATTTTATTGTTATTTTAGGACCTTCTGGATCGGGAAAAACTACTTTTTTAAATATTATTTCAGGTTTAGATAAAACTAGTGAAGGTGATGTTTTTGTTTTGGGATCTAATCTTTCTTTACTAAAAGACTCTCATATGACTAAGTTTAGAAGAAAAACTGTTGGTTTTGTTTTTCAGCAATATAACTTATTGACTAATTTAACTGCTAAAGAAAATGCTGAAGTTGGAGAAAATCTTTCAAGTAAAAAAAATGGAATGTCAATTGATGAAATTTTTGAAACAATTGGAATGAAAGATCAAATGAACAAATATCCTCATCAAATGTCAGGAGGACAACAACAACGTGTTTCAATAGCAAGAGCATTAGCTAAAAATCCAGACATTTTATTTGCTGATGAACCAACTGGAGCATTAGATGAAGAAATGGGACGTAAAGTTCTAGAAATTTTAGTTAAAGTTAATAAAGAATATAAAACTACTGTTATTGTAGTTACTCACAACCCAAACATTGCTAAAATTGCAAATACTGTAATTCATATTAAAAATGGAATTATCGATAATTTAGAACATAATGCACACCCAGCTGATCCACAAACCATTGAATGAGCCTAGTTTAAAATTTAGTAATAAAAAATGCACTTAGGTGCATTTTATTTTTGTTTTTTAAAAAGTTTTAGCAGCTTGTATAACTTCATCAATAATTGTTTCTACTCTTTGAGCTGGAGTTAGTTCTAATAATGGTGCTACTTTTACTCCGGCTAATAAAACAGTTTTATTAAATTCGATTCCTAAAAATCTCATAGCCCCTTCAACATATTGAGTATGTTGCCCTCAAGGATATCATCCTAATGGTGCTCCTTGAACTCCTAAAATTTGAGCTTTTAAATTAGTAATTAAACCAATTGCATCTCCTTTTTTAGAATACTTGTATGAAAATGTTTCATTAGCAACTGAAACATGATCAATAAATGATTTTAATGTTACTGGGGTTGAAAAATTATACATTGGACAAGCAATTACTAATTTATCTACACTTTTTAATAAATTAATATATTTTTTAGTAACTTCTTGTTGATAAAATGTTGGGAATGTTTCTGAAGTTAAAATACTAGTTCCAACTTCATCTTTATTTAAATCAACAATAATAATTTCATCATCTGGGTTAAATTTTTTATATTCTTCTAAAAATCTGTTAGTTAAGGCAACAGAATTAGATACTTCATCTGCTTGAGCTGTTGTTTTTAAAACAAGAACTTTACTCATCTTTTACCTCCTATTGTTTATTTTATAGTTAATATTAATAATTTGTTTATTAATTTTATTAATAATCTAATTTATATTTTACCTACTAGTATAATTTTATTTTATTTAATGTATAATCAAGATAATTATTAAAAAAGATTTTTGTTGTATTACTCAATCTGTTAATAATGAAATAGATTGGAGGTAATATGAGTACTGGTATAGTTAAATGATTTAATGATGAAAAAGGTTTTGGTTTCATAACAAATGATTCTGATAATAAAGATGTTTTTGTTTATTTTGCAAATATTAATGTAAATGGTTATAAAACTTTAGAACAAGGTCAAAAAGTAAGTTATGAATTAAATAAAGGTATAAAGGGATTAGAGGCATTTAATGTTTCAATCACTAAATAGTTATTTATTAGTTAAATATCAGATAATACTATCTGATATTTTTTTATTTTAATAATTATTATTTTTAGTTATAATATATATTCTATTTTTGTTTTTAAGTTGTATTAGTAATATCTTTTTTATATAATTCATATGAGTTAATTTAAAAGTAATTAGCTCCTTGGCTATTTAGCCCAAAAGACCATAAGGAGGAATAATCTAAATGATTAAAAAATATGAAGTAATGTATATTTTAGATCAAGATCTAAAAGATACAAAAGAACTAGTAGCAAAATTAGATGGCATTTTATCTGAAGGTGGGCAAATCTTAGAATCTAATGATTTAGGTTTATTAGATTTTACTTATGAAATTAATCATAAGAAAAAAGGTTTTTATCACATAGTTATTGTTCAAGCAACTACTCAAGCAATTAAAGAATTTGAACGTATTGCTAAAATTGATAAAAATGTTGTTAGAACTTTAGTTTTAAATACACAAAACATTCAAAACTATGAACAATCAGTTGTTTTATCAAAAACAGATATGACTAAATTTGAAGAAGAACAACGTGAAAAGAAAAACTTTAGAAAACCATTTATCAAAAGAGAAGAAGCTGCAACTAAAGAAAACAAATAATATTAAGGAAAATTTATGAATAGAGTAAATTTGGTAGGTAGAATTACACGAGATTTAGAACTAAGAGTAGCAAAAAATGGATCTAAGTTTGTCTTTTTTACAGTTGCTGTTTCTGAATATTCAAGTAGAGAAGAAAAGACTAATTTTATACCCTGTTCTGCATTTGATAGAACTGCTGAAAATATGGTTAAATTTTTGTCAAAAGGTAGTTTAATTTCAGTTGAAGGAAGAATTACAACTAGAAATAATCAAACACCTGATGGTAGATTTGAAACTATTGTAAATGTACTAGCTGAAAGAGTTAATTTCTTAGAACCAGCTAAAAGCAGAAATGCTTTAATGACTGAAGAAAACGATAATTTATCACCTAGCCAACCTACTCAAGAAAATAGCGATTCATCATTTGACGATTTAGTAGTTTCTGATGATGATGAACTTTCAATTTTATGAGAATAAGTAGAAAGGGATAATTTCATGCAAGTTAAAAAAATTAAAAAAAGAAAAAAGGTTAATTTCTTTCAAAAAAATAACATTAAATATATAGACTATAAAGATGTTGAATTACTAAAAAAATTCATTTCACCTAATGGTCAAATTTTACCAAGAAGAATTACAGGAACTTCTCTAAAAGATCAAAGACAATTGGCTTTAGCAATTAAAAGAGCTCGTCAAATGGCTTTATTACCATATGTAATTGAATAGTAATTTTAGCAAATAAAAAAGCTGCCAAAAGGGCAGCTTTTTTATGTCCAATAAATCAGATTTAGCTAAATATATAATAACTTTTAAAAAATTAAAAGATCCATATTTAAACTTGCTGTTTCCAGCAATTTTAGTTTATCATAGGTTTTTCAAATATGCTATATAATTTTTAAAAAGATTGAGAAATTAGATACAATTGCTTAGTTAGTTTTATACTAATTGAATTGATATATTAAAGCTATATTAAAGCTATAATAAAGCATCATAAGCTATAATAATGATATATTAAAGCTATAATAAAGCATCATAAGCTATAATAATGATATATTAAAGCTATAATAAAGCATCATAAGCTATAATAATGATATATTAAAGCTATAATAAAGCATCATAAGCTATAATAATGATATATTAAAGCTATAATAAAGCATCATAAGCTATAATAATGATATATTAAAGCTATAATAAAGCATCATAAGCTATAATAATGATATATTAAAGCTATAATAAAGCATCATAAGCTATAATAATGATATATTAAAGCTATAATAAAGCATCATAAGCTATAATAATGATATATTAAAGCTATAATAAAGCATCATAAGCTATAATAATGATATATTAAAGCTATAATAAAGCATCATAAGCTATAAATATACTTATTAGATTAAAAAAAGAAATTTTCTGAGGTTTATATGTTTAGTAGAGAAAGTGAAAAGATAGAGTTTAAAAAAAGTACAGCTGAATTAAAAGAAGCAGTAATTTCATTATGTGCAATGTTAAATAAAAGTAATGGTGGAACTGTTTATTTTGGAATTAAAAATGATGGAACAATTATTGGACAACAAATTGGGAAAACAACAACAACTGATATTGTAAATGAAATAAAAAATTATATTAAACCAAATGTCTATCCAGATATTAAAGTTTTAGAAGAAAATGGTTTAAGTTATATATCTGTTGAAGTTCATGGTACTGAAAAACCGTACTCAGCATATAGAAAATATTACATAAGAGTTGATGATCAAGATCAAGTTGTTGATAATAATGAACTTAGAAAATTATTTTTAACTAATGAATTTACTAACTTTAATTGAGAAAAACTAGCAACAAAATATGGTGAAGAAGAAGTTGATGAAAAATTATTAATAAGTTATATAAGAAAAGCAAATGAACTAGGAAAGATTAACTTTATTTTTAAAAGTGTTAAGGAAACTTTAATAAAGTTAGAATTAATGGAAAATGATAAATTAAATAATGCCGGTTATTATCTATTCTCAAAAAATAAACCAATAACTATAAAATTAGGAAAGTTTTTAACAGATGAAAAAATAACACTTATTGATAATATTAGATTTAAAGGAAATATCTTTGAATGTATCAATAAGTCTATTGAATATATAATTAATAACATTAATCAAGTGTATGTTTATAAAGATTTAAGAAGAGTACCAGAACCAGAAATACCAATCAAAGCTATTCGTGAAATTGTAGTAAATAGTTTTGTTCATATGAGAATAACTAATGGTGATTATAATGAAGTATCGATTTTTCCAAGTGAAGTAAGAATTTATAATCCAGGACATTTCCCATTAAACACAACTCCATCAAGTTTTGCTGAAGGCAAGCTTTCATCTAAATTGATAAATCCACTTATAGCAACTACTTTATATAAGAACAATCTTGTTGAAAATTTTGGAACTGGATTTCAAACTGTATTTAGTTTATGTAATAGCGAAAATATAAAATACTCATATGATATTTCTAATTTTGGGTTTACTTTTAGTTTTTATAGAAGAAAAACAGATGATGAATTTTTAAATGTTCAAAATAATATTAAAAATTTAAATAGTGAATCTAGTACAAAATCTGAATCACAAACCTTATTATTAACCTCTTTAGAAGAAAAAATTTTAAATTATTGTGATAGAAATGGAAAAATTTCATCATTAACAGAACTTGCAGATGAGTTTGATATGGCTTGAATAACAATGCAAAGAACAGTTAGTAAATTAGTTAAGAAAAATATTTTAAAAAGAGTTGGTTCTAATAAGATAGGTTATTGAGTACATATTGAAAAATAGTTTTTTCTTTTTTATATATCAATTATTTATATCACTAACAAATAAAAGTGATATTTTAAAGATATAAAAAAGATGTAACGTGATATAACAAAGACATAAAAACAATTATTGATGATATATTATCGATATAATACAAACAAAAGATATTTTAAAGAAATAATAAAAGCGCCAATAGGCGCTTTTTTGGTGCAATAAGATTCAATATAAAAATATTTACATAATATTGTAAATATTTACAATATGAGTTAATATAATTTTAGGAGGAAAATGTTTGATGGATTCAAAAATTCAGATTAATCATAAAGAATGAGCAAATAAATTTAAGCTTAAAATTCAAAAAACTGGTTCTTTTATGGCTGGAATGATTATGCCATCAATTGGTATTTTACTAGCTTGAGGGTTATGAACAGCTATGTTCTTATATGATTTTGATCATAATAAAAAACTAGGTTGATTTGATGCTCCAATGTTAGGTAGATTAGTTGAACCAGGAATTAAGTGACTTTTACCAATATTAATTGCATTTAATGGTGGAAGATTAGTTTATGGATTAAGAGGTGGCATGATAGCAACCTTTATTATTGTTGCTACAATCACAGGTACTGATTATATTTATGGACACTATATTTTACAAAAAGTAGGAGATAAGTGAGTTCATCCTGGTTCACCAAATCAATTTATTGGTGCTATGATAGTTGGACCATTATCAGCATTATTTTTAAAAAAAGTAGAAAAATTATATTTACATAAAATTAATCCAGGCTTAGAAATGCTAGTTAAAAATTTTGGATTAGCAATTTATGCTATAGTATTAGGTTTAGGTTTATTTTGAAGTTGAGGTTGAATAATGTGAGGAATCACTTTTGTAATGATCTCAATTATTAAGTTGTTTGGTGATAATAAATGAGTTGCTCCTTTACTAGGTTTGTTTACTGAACCAATTAAAGTATCATTTTTAAATAACGCTTTAAATCATGGTGTTTTAGGACCTATTGGTTATAATGAAATTCAGATTCAAAGATCTAATGGAGTTGCAAACCCTAGATCAATCTTTTTCTTATATGATCCAAATCCTGGTCCTGGTTTAGGTTTGTTACTAGCTTATATTATTTTTACTAAAAAAGAAGATAGATATAATGCAACAGCTAGTTCATTAATTCATACAATTGGTGGAATTCATGAAGTATATTTTGTATTTATTATTAAAAAACCAAAAATGTTATTAGCAACAATGTTAGGAGTGGTTGGTGCACAATTTATTACTTCTTATTTAGGAGGAGGAACTATTGGAACTCCAAGTCCAGGTAGTTTGATTTCACTAATTGCTTTATCTAATGGAACACATGCTTTATTAATTAATTTATTGGC
Encoded here:
- a CDS encoding Hsp33 family molecular chaperone HslO; translation: MDLKIRAISNKYNLRISIVDVSETIKEIADLQQSNTLANMVFSKFICCSTLIGMQFKNKEKTYVNWNAPDSLTKTMIAEYHDSKIRAYIQNKNVNISNFNNKDLNEIICLIASNKGDLIVSRDLNLKEPYVSNVEIEYGNIDYDFMKYFNQSNQTKSFITTEVKFDDNLEIKKVVGILVEMLPNHTKEDLDYISEKLGNTSYVKDVLVKSTNYYAIVKEIDNDATILDQSTISFECTCSYQKVLLILNLLNQNDLKDIIKDDKPVEVVCDFCNQKYNIQIQDVLTLLN
- a CDS encoding ABC transporter ATP-binding protein; the encoded protein is MAKDKKKTEVSEVSINIQQIQPISKSKKDDLEIVEKKKKLKPIKTETFSSTQAGQREYIIIPNEQNFEPGIKGLKQKQKLQKQLTSKYSKDILNKEHIITTQNYKPDLNKHIIELKNVKKSYITGDLETPVLKGIDIKLDKSDFIVILGPSGSGKTTFLNIISGLDKTSEGDVFVLGSNLSLLKDSHMTKFRRKTVGFVFQQYNLLTNLTAKENAEVGENLSSKKNGMSIDEIFETIGMKDQMNKYPHQMSGGQQQRVSIARALAKNPDILFADEPTGALDEEMGRKVLEILVKVNKEYKTTVIVVTHNPNIAKIANTVIHIKNGIIDNLEHNAHPADPQTIEWA
- a CDS encoding FMN-dependent NADH-azoreductase — translated: MSKVLVLKTTAQADEVSNSVALTNRFLEEYKKFNPDDEIIIVDLNKDEVGTSILTSETFPTFYQQEVTKKYINLLKSVDKLVIACPMYNFSTPVTLKSFIDHVSVANETFSYKYSKKGDAIGLITNLKAQILGVQGAPLGWYPWGQHTQYVEGAMRFLGIEFNKTVLLAGVKVAPLLELTPAQRVETIIDEVIQAAKTF
- a CDS encoding cold-shock protein, giving the protein MSTGIVKWFNDEKGFGFITNDSDNKDVFVYFANINVNGYKTLEQGQKVSYELNKGIKGLEAFNVSITK
- the rpsF gene encoding 30S ribosomal protein S6, which gives rise to MIKKYEVMYILDQDLKDTKELVAKLDGILSEGGQILESNDLGLLDFTYEINHKKKGFYHIVIVQATTQAIKEFERIAKIDKNVVRTLVLNTQNIQNYEQSVVLSKTDMTKFEEEQREKKNFRKPFIKREEAATKENK
- a CDS encoding single-stranded DNA-binding protein, producing MNRVNLVGRITRDLELRVAKNGSKFVFFTVAVSEYSSREEKTNFIPCSAFDRTAENMVKFLSKGSLISVEGRITTRNNQTPDGRFETIVNVLAERVNFLEPAKSRNALMTEENDNLSPSQPTQENSDSSFDDLVVSDDDELSILWE
- the rpsR gene encoding 30S ribosomal protein S18 gives rise to the protein MQVKKIKKRKKVNFFQKNNIKYIDYKDVELLKKFISPNGQILPRRITGTSLKDQRQLALAIKRARQMALLPYVIE
- a CDS encoding RNA-binding domain-containing protein, which translates into the protein MFSRESEKIEFKKSTAELKEAVISLCAMLNKSNGGTVYFGIKNDGTIIGQQIGKTTTTDIVNEIKNYIKPNVYPDIKVLEENGLSYISVEVHGTEKPYSAYRKYYIRVDDQDQVVDNNELRKLFLTNEFTNFNWEKLATKYGEEEVDEKLLISYIRKANELGKINFIFKSVKETLIKLELMENDKLNNAGYYLFSKNKPITIKLGKFLTDEKITLIDNIRFKGNIFECINKSIEYIINNINQVYVYKDLRRVPEPEIPIKAIREIVVNSFVHMRITNGDYNEVSIFPSEVRIYNPGHFPLNTTPSSFAEGKLSSKLINPLIATTLYKNNLVENFGTGFQTVFSLCNSENIKYSYDISNFGFTFSFYRRKTDDEFLNVQNNIKNLNSESSTKSESQTLLLTSLEEKILNYCDRNGKISSLTELADEFDMAWITMQRTVSKLVKKNILKRVGSNKIGYWVHIEK
- a CDS encoding PTS transporter subunit EIIC — translated: MDSKIQINHKEWANKFKLKIQKTGSFMAGMIMPSIGILLAWGLWTAMFLYDFDHNKKLGWFDAPMLGRLVEPGIKWLLPILIAFNGGRLVYGLRGGMIATFIIVATITGTDYIYGHYILQKVGDKWVHPGSPNQFIGAMIVGPLSALFLKKVEKLYLHKINPGLEMLVKNFGLAIYAIVLGLGLFWSWGWIMWGITFVMISIIKLFGDNKWVAPLLGLFTEPIKVSFLNNALNHGVLGPIGYNEIQIQRSNGVANPRSIFFLYDPNPGPGLGLLLAYIIFTKKEDRYNATASSLIHTIGGIHEVYFVFIIKKPKMLLATMLGVVGAQFITSYLGGGTIGTPSPGSLISLIALSNGTHALLINLLAFVVGTLIAFGISVLLLLKDKKHLQTESNQGFKITDEGIEFSNNKNQEEKINNSDIKKIVVACEAGVGSSAMAAGLIRKWVNNNNYDIQVTNLAVKDLKDEYDVVITMKSFKDFAQQKAPSAYIYPVEQFIGKNIYDDLYKMIKNKQEIREGK